A section of the Halopiger aswanensis genome encodes:
- the mct gene encoding succinyl-CoA:mesaconate CoA-transferase, with product MSALDDVRVLDLTRVLGGPYCTMLLADLGADVVKIEPPGGDFVRETPPFHDEDDSFGGYFQSINRGKRSLELDFTDEDDREDFLSLVDAADVVVENYRAGTMAKFDLEYERLAERNPQLVYAAMRGFGDPRTGESPKQDEPAFDLVAQAMGGVMHQTGQPDGPPTKVGFGVGDIFTGVLHAVNILAALHYRERTGVGQFVDTAMYDSMVSLAERAVYQYSYTGEVPKRNGNSHPTLFPYNAFEAEDGYVVIAALTDRHWQNLCEHMGKPEWAVDYADASDRLEHRDELREAIAAWVSSQSAADVLETLNGSVPCGPVQDVADIYDCEHAQQREMLVEADLPEADETVTIAGTPIKMAKTPPEPGDRAPLLDEHRDELLGVDIAQPPEPDVGDGETESFEVSQDQSQDD from the coding sequence ATGAGCGCTCTCGACGACGTCCGCGTGCTCGACCTGACCCGCGTGCTCGGCGGACCGTACTGCACGATGTTGCTCGCTGACCTGGGCGCAGACGTCGTGAAAATCGAACCGCCGGGCGGGGATTTCGTCCGCGAAACGCCCCCGTTCCACGACGAGGACGATAGCTTCGGTGGCTACTTTCAGAGCATCAACCGCGGGAAACGAAGCCTCGAGCTCGATTTCACCGACGAAGACGATCGCGAGGATTTCCTGTCGCTCGTCGACGCGGCGGATGTCGTCGTCGAGAACTACCGGGCCGGGACGATGGCGAAGTTCGACCTCGAGTACGAGCGACTCGCCGAGCGCAACCCGCAACTCGTCTACGCGGCGATGCGCGGGTTCGGCGATCCCCGAACCGGCGAGAGTCCCAAACAGGACGAGCCGGCGTTCGACCTCGTCGCGCAGGCGATGGGCGGCGTGATGCACCAGACCGGCCAGCCGGACGGCCCGCCGACGAAGGTCGGGTTCGGCGTCGGCGACATCTTCACCGGCGTGTTGCACGCGGTCAACATCCTCGCGGCGCTGCACTACCGGGAGCGAACGGGCGTCGGGCAGTTCGTCGATACGGCGATGTACGACTCGATGGTGAGTCTCGCCGAGCGGGCGGTCTACCAGTACTCCTACACCGGCGAGGTCCCCAAGCGAAACGGCAACTCCCATCCGACGCTGTTCCCGTACAACGCCTTCGAAGCCGAGGACGGCTACGTCGTCATCGCCGCGCTCACCGACCGGCACTGGCAGAACCTCTGTGAGCACATGGGCAAACCCGAGTGGGCCGTCGACTACGCCGACGCGTCGGATCGGCTCGAGCACCGCGACGAACTGCGCGAGGCGATCGCGGCGTGGGTCAGCTCCCAATCGGCCGCGGACGTCCTCGAGACGCTCAACGGCTCCGTCCCCTGCGGTCCAGTTCAGGACGTCGCCGACATCTACGACTGCGAGCACGCCCAGCAGCGGGAGATGCTCGTCGAGGCCGACCTCCCGGAAGCCGACGAGACCGTGACGATCGCCGGCACGCCGATCAAGATGGCCAAGACGCCGCCCGAGCCGGGCGACCGCGCGCCGCTGCTGGACGAACACCGGGACGAGCTCCTCGGAGTCGATATCGCACAGCCACCCGAACCCGACGTCGGCGACGGAGAGACGGAATCGTTCGAAGTTTCGCAAGATCAGTCACAGGACGATTGA